The stretch of DNA CGCATCAATTCGGGGACAATTTATATTGCTCCTCCTAACTACCATCTTTTGATTAATCCTGACCATACTCTATCGTTAAGTAAATCAAAATTAGTTCATTTTGTGCGTCCTTCTGCCGATTTACTGTTTGAGTCAGTAGCAGCTAGTTATCAAAAACGAGCGATCGCGGTTGTGCTAACAGGAACAGGTGAAGATGGCATTATGGGGGTACAGGCGATTCATGAAATGGGAGGGATCGTAATTGCTCAAGATGAAGCAACTTCTGAATATTTTGGGATGCCCAGTGCAGCGATTAAGACGGGAACAGTAGATTTTATCCTACCTATTAATGAAATCTCTGCAAAATTAATCGCTTTAGTAATGCCTAGAAAAGGTTAATTCCGAGCAAGCAGAATAACTTATGATTATTAGATGTATAAAACAAAAAACTATAAAATATTTTTTTTTATTTCTGATTTTTAATTTTTGAAGTTGTCTCATGTAGAAATAAATAATACTGTATTACTGTATCTATAAGTTTTTACAAGCTAAAAGCTAAGAGCGAACAGCTAATAGCTACGAACCTTATTACTCTCGGTTTTGACACATTCGCAGCCATCTCACCATCTCTCAGGAAGCAGTCATCTTACTATCACTCAAGAAGAAGCCATTTCACTATCGCTCAGAAAAAGGCTTTCAATCTTGTTTTGTTAATTAACCTTTCCAATCAAACAAATGAATTTTACAG from Stanieria cyanosphaera PCC 7437 encodes:
- a CDS encoding chemotaxis protein CheB, encoding MNLPVFEIVAMAASAGGLNAISQVLSNLPADFAAAIVVVQHLDPSSRSYMAEILKRRTPLAVKQAEENDRINSGTIYIAPPNYHLLINPDHTLSLSKSKLVHFVRPSADLLFESVAASYQKRAIAVVLTGTGEDGIMGVQAIHEMGGIVIAQDEATSEYFGMPSAAIKTGTVDFILPINEISAKLIALVMPRKG